A DNA window from Molothrus ater isolate BHLD 08-10-18 breed brown headed cowbird chromosome 2, BPBGC_Mater_1.1, whole genome shotgun sequence contains the following coding sequences:
- the AAMDC gene encoding mth938 domain-containing protein isoform X1, whose product MSSPEIASLSWGQMKVKGCSTTYKDCKVWPGGSRTWDWRETGTNHSPGVQPADLEEVVKKGVKTVVIGRGMSEALQVPASTVDYLKKNGIEVLVLQTEKAVAEYNALAAQGVRVGGVFHSTC is encoded by the exons ATGTCTTCCCCTGAAATTGCTTCCCTTTCTTGGGGTCAGATGAAGGTGAAAGGCTGCTCTACAACATATAAGGACTGCAAAGTATGGCCAGGAGGAAGCCGGACATGGGATTGGCGAGAAACCGGGACTAAT CATTCTCCAGGAGTGCAGCCAGCTGACCTTGAAGAAGTCGTCAAGAAGGGTGTTAAAACTGTGGTGATTGGTCGTGGCATGAGTGAGGCTTTGCAG GTTCCAGCATCCACTGTGGACTATCTGAAGAAGAACGGGATtgaggtgctggtgctgcaaaCGGAGAAGGCTGTGGCGGAGTACAatgccctggctgctcagggtgtCAGAGTGGGCGGGGTCTTCCATTCCACCTGCTGA
- the AAMDC gene encoding mth938 domain-containing protein isoform X2: MSSPEIASLSWGQMKVKGCSTTYKDCKVWPGGSRTWDWRETGTNHSPGVQPADLEEVVKKGVKTVVIGRGMSEALQHPLWTI, from the exons ATGTCTTCCCCTGAAATTGCTTCCCTTTCTTGGGGTCAGATGAAGGTGAAAGGCTGCTCTACAACATATAAGGACTGCAAAGTATGGCCAGGAGGAAGCCGGACATGGGATTGGCGAGAAACCGGGACTAAT CATTCTCCAGGAGTGCAGCCAGCTGACCTTGAAGAAGTCGTCAAGAAGGGTGTTAAAACTGTGGTGATTGGTCGTGGCATGAGTGAGGCTTTGCAG CATCCACTGTGGACTATCTGA